A single genomic interval of Eurosta solidaginis isolate ZX-2024a chromosome 3, ASM4086904v1, whole genome shotgun sequence harbors:
- the Mob4 gene encoding MOB kinase activator-like 4, which yields MKMADSTTILRRNRPGTKAKDFCRWADEPLEEMDSTLAVQQYIQQLIKRDPSNVELILTMPEAQDEGVWKYEHLRQFCMELNDLAVRLQKQCSPTTCTQMTATDQWIFLCAAHKTPKECPAIDYTRHTLDGAACLLNSNKYFPSRVSIKESSVTKLGSVCRRVYRIFSHAYFHHRRIFDEFEAETYLCHRFTHFVTKYNLMSKENLIVPINEEENTTPGESEA from the exons ATGAAGATGGCGGACAGCACGACGATTCTGCGAAGAAACAGACCAGGAACAAAAGCGAAG GATTTCTGCCGCTGGGCTGATGAGCCGCTGGAGGAAATGGATAGCACCTTGGCAGTGCAGCAATACATTCAACAATTGATTAAGCGCGATCCATCAAATGTTGAATTAATTCTGACAATGCCTGAAGCTCAAGATGAAGGTGTCTGGAAATATGAGCATTTAAG ACAGTTTTGTATGGAGTTAAACGACTTGGCTGTTCGTCTACAAAAGCAATGCTCACCTACAACATGCACACAAATGACAGCCACCGATCAGTGGATATTTTTGTGTGCTGCACATAAAACCCCAAAAGAATGTCCCGCCATTGATTATACGCGTCACACACTGGACGGTGCTGCATGTCTCTTGAATAGCAATAAATACTTTCCAAGCag GGTTTCAATCAAAGAGTCATCGGTGACCAAGCTGGGTTCAGTTTGTCGTCGTGTTTACAGAATATTTTCTCATGCGTATTTTCATCACCGGCGGATATTTGACGAATTCGAGGCTGAAACTTATTTATGTCATCGCTTTACACATTTTGTTACAAAATACAATCTCATGTCCAAGGAGAATCTTATTGTGCCAATCAATGAAGAAGAGAATACAACGCCTGGCGAAAGTGAGGCTTAA